The region GAACCTTCACTTTTCTTGTAATCATCGATGGTCAGGGCCTGAAATGGAGTTTGAACAGCCGTTTCGTCTGCTTCTATCACACTAAACGATGAAAGGTGGCTAATCAGCATAGCCTGCTCCCCATTAACCGTCACTATTTGCCCATTCTTGAAAaattttaacttctggtgtaaCGTGGATGTAATGGCAcccgcctcatgaatccatgggcgTCCGAGCAGACAGCTATAAGCTGGCACtatatccataacctggaaagtgatctggaatACATGTGGTCCAATACCAATAGGCAAATCAACTTCTCCAATGACTGTTTTCTTGATCCATCGAACGCTTTCACAATAATTCCACTGTGCCGCATTTGCCCCCCTTTGTACTTTAGCTTCACCAAGGTAGACTTGGGCATGACATTCAGAGATGAACCGGTGTCAATTAGGATATTAGACAAAGAATCCCCTTGACAATTGGCTGAGATATGGAGAGCGAAGTTGTGATTCTTTCCTTCTTCTGGcagttcttcatcacaaaagccTAAGCCATTGCACGAAGTGATGCTGCCTACAACATTGTTGAACTGCTCTGCTGTTATATCCTGTTCTACAAAGGCTTGATCAAGCACCTTCAGTAGTGCTTCTCTGTGGACAGCTGAATTCAATAATAAGGACAGGAtcgagatttttgacggtgtctgtAGCAACTGATCTACCACTTTGTAGTCACTGAGCTTGATAATTCTAAGTAGTTCATCTGTTTCTTTATCAAGGGTTGAATTGCTTGTTTGCCCTTCTGCTTCTCTTGTCACTGGTACCACGACTACTGGATCTTTCTCAACATTTCTACTTGGGATAACCGGCGGAGCGAACACGCGGCCACTGCGCGTCATTCGGCTATTTGCTGCGATATTGGTAACTGAGGCTAAGGTTTTAATCTCGACCTCTTTACCGTTCTCAATAATAGTTGCTGCATAGCGGTAGGGGACCGCTTTATCTGAAGTGTAAGGCATTGGGCCCGGAGGGCAAATCACCACTGGCTCCCTCGGATGATAAGCTATCTCTACTTTCTCTGGAATGTTGAAGCAAGGAATGATGACATTCACCTCTTGTTCTTGTGATTCTGGAGAACTCACTTGTCTAGAAATCTGAATCAAACCCTGATCAAGGACGCCTTGCAAATCATCTTGAATCTTTCTACAACCTCTTGAATTGACTGAACATGTACCACAGATCTGGTGGTCATGTTGGAATAGACCATGAGCACATAAAACAGAATGAATTTCAACCAAAGACCGCCGAATCTCCTCTATCTTCGTAACACGTTGTTCATTGAGACAAACTTCTATATTGTTCACTGATGAAGGACCATGACTTGGCATTGGATTGTCCTTCACATTGGGACCCATGTTCTTGAAGGTCAGGATACCTGCTCTTGTCAACTTCTGTACTTCCAACTTTAAAGCAAAACAGTTGTCTAAGTCATGACCTGGAGCATTCTGATGAAAGGGACAAGATAcctctggcttgtaccaccaagGTAGCACTTCTGGTACAAGAGGTCGTGGTCGTGGTTGCACAAGGTTTTTAGTGATCAAAGctggatacaattctgcatatgacattggaattggatcaaaattggTTCTTCTTTGCTGCTGTGGTGGACGTTGTTGTAactgatgttgatgttgttgaggttgatgttgttgctgatactgagtaTTCTGTTGGAAGCGGTTGGTACGCTGCTGAGGGT is a window of Lathyrus oleraceus cultivar Zhongwan6 chromosome 6, CAAS_Psat_ZW6_1.0, whole genome shotgun sequence DNA encoding:
- the LOC127095643 gene encoding uncharacterized protein LOC127095643; its protein translation is MQQREKETFREYAQRWREIAAQVVPPMEEKEMTKVFLKTLDTFYYERMIASAPTDFTDMVNMGVRLEEAVREGRLVREGSSSSSGAKRYGGFMKKKEQETNAVSYNHPRRINYPYHSQHQHIAAVTPVITSAPVQVQYPQQRTNRFQQNTQYQQQHQPQQHQHQLQQRPPQQQRRTNFDPIPMSYAELYPALITKNLVQPRPRPLVPEVLPWWYKPEVSCPFHQNAPGHDLDNCFALKLEVQKLTRAGILTFKNMGPNVKDNPMPSHGPSSVNNIEVCLNEQRVTKIEEIRRSLVEIHSVLCAHGLFQHDHQICGTCSVNSRGCRKIQDDLQGVLDQGLIQISRQVSSPESQEQEVNVIIPCFNIPEKVEIAYHPREPVVICPPGPMPYTSDKAVPYRYAATIIENGKEVEIKTLASVTNIAANSRMTRSGRVFAPPVIPSRNVEKDPVVVVPVTREAEGQTSNSTLDKETDELLRIIKLSDYKVVDQLLQTPSKISILSLLLNSAVHREALLKVLDQAFVEQDITAEQFNNVVGSITSCNGLGFCDEELPEEGKNHNFALHISANCQGDSLSNILIDTGSSLNVMPKSTLVKLKYKGGQMRHSGIIVKAFDGSRKQSLEKLICLLVLDHMYSRSLSRLWI